Below is a window of Musa acuminata AAA Group cultivar baxijiao chromosome BXJ3-11, Cavendish_Baxijiao_AAA, whole genome shotgun sequence DNA.
AACGGACGcccgaagaaaaagaagatgtcGCGGCTGCTCTCGGCAGACGATGCCGTCACGGCGGCGGCGATGGTGGCGGAGAACCCGAGGAGGTTCTGCCGAGGTCGTGTCCGGGGTCTGTCACCGGAGTCCGGGGGGTCCGCTCCAGAGAGCGGGTACAACACGGAATCTCCAGTCGCGGGCTGGTGGCGCCCGACGCCGTCGCCGAGGCGTCGGGAGACGGCAGAGCACCAGCACCACGGCCGCGGGCTCGCGGGGTTCGCCGTGTGCCTCAGCCCGCTGGTGCGACCGGGCGGCCCCAGCCGGAGGCGGTTCCAGGGGCCGGGTCTGGCGCTCTGCGGCGAGTTCCCGAGCCCGCGCCATCACCGGCAGGCGGCCCCCGGGGAGCCGGCGCTGTGTCCCAATCGCTCGCGGAAGCTTGCGCACTTGGGTAAGTTCCGTTGAAGCTTCTGTTCCAACAGTTactctttattttttataaataaaaatataagaaaatgttttttttctctttatttttgataaatataaatatatatattttttcccctGGAATGTCAAGTAAACAGGCTTTTTCAGCCCCTTTCGTGCACCCGAGCCagatggttggttggttggttggttggttggtgtaTATTATTGCAATATGTTTATTCCATCGATTGGCGTTTCTGACAGTATATCGAATCTGCAAAAAAGGTATCGGAAGGGGTGATAGATAGAAAAGTAGCGTCTCTTTTTAGAGAACACATCTCATATTTTGAGGAGTCAAACCCAAATGGTCCCCCTTATCCTACCTATTATGTATGTCATGATGGATTCGTGCACTTTAACAACACCTTGTCTATCTATCTGTCGTCTTCATCCCAAGTGTTAGACTGCAATTGGTTGATTTAATCGGAACACAGGCAGGTGGGTAGGTGTAGGAGGACAAGATAGTGGATGTGGCTCCGATGAGATGATTCAAAGGTGGGTGGAAGTCAAAGCCACCCTTTTGGCCATTAAAAACTGGAGCAGTCCGGCGTAACAAAGTAGAATGTATGTTTTTGTCGCTGTCGAGTGTGGGAGATGATGATAAGGTTTGAACCAGTCGAAACGCAGCCTTCGGCTCCGGTGGAGATTTGGATGGGCTTAGGTGGATGGGAGTTTGTTTGATCAATTCTTTGAGTTGGTTTGGATGCCTAACTACAAAAAAAAAGGGTCCCACAAGGTTTCTTCGAGAGCGACTCATCGGAATGGTGGGCTAATTATGAGTTGTCTTATTATTA
It encodes the following:
- the LOC135652274 gene encoding uncharacterized protein LOC135652274, with translation MKCRQHNHESGAGVCASCLREHLLALVAARGDHSPPGSLSLSPSPSPSPPPPPLQQPQPLPLPFPSSVSPLACGQPHLSSGNHEAGPSSSVGRRSGSAKFSILSTLFGHHQRSEEATMPDQRAQRSPRSIHWFQGLINGRPKKKKMSRLLSADDAVTAAAMVAENPRRFCRGRVRGLSPESGGSAPESGYNTESPVAGWWRPTPSPRRRETAEHQHHGRGLAGFAVCLSPLVRPGGPSRRRFQGPGLALCGEFPSPRHHRQAAPGEPALCPNRSRKLAHLGKFR